Below is a genomic region from Fulvia fulva chromosome 5, complete sequence.
CAGTGACCACCGAGAGAGTGCCGTACTTACCTTCGAACGACTCACAACTTCGAGACGCAGGCACGGCCAGAGCCAACATCGCCGCCTCACAGGAAGCTCCCCACGGCACCACGGAGGCTCACTGGGCCGAGAAGCATCAGAAGCAGAGCGTACTGCAGCAGCACTGTGCATACTTCGATCAAGATGGCGATGGTGTAATATGGCCCTCGGACACCTACAACGCGTGCCGCAAGTGGGGCTGGCACATCTTCCTCGCAGCATTGGCTACCTTCATCATCAACTTCAATCTCAGCTATCCCACCTCACTGTCCTGGATCCCCGACCCCTTCTTCCGCATCTGGATCACCAACATCCACAAAGACAAGCACGGTAGCGACTCCATGTCATACGACAACGAGGGACGATTTCGCTCGCAGAACTTGGAGGACATGTTCGCCAAGTACAATCGCGGAAACAAAGGAGGTTTGGATGTGGGAGATCTTCTGCGGATGCACAAGGGACAGAGGATGGTGCTGGACTTCTTCGGTCAGACTGCTACGATCCTCGAGTGGCTTGCTGTGTATCTTCTGCTGTGGCCAGAGGATGGCATTCTGAGGAAAGAGGATGTTAGAAGAGTGTTTGATGGAAGCATCTTCCAGCGCAAGGCAGATGAGTATGCCAAGAAGAAGCGGATGGGACAGTTGAGAAAGGCGCACATTGACGGCCCCGTCAGGCACTTCAAGCGACTGCTTTGGGAGAAGTGAAGAGCTGGCAGCACACTGAAGGCTGAGGTCGTCACGATGGAATGGTTGATCAACCAGATGGCTGGTCCGCCCCGGCGGGGCACAATAACGCGCATGAATTGACAGGGATAGCTTCTTATCGTAAAAGCCTATCTCTCAGCCGCGAACCTTCTTCCCATCCATGCCCGGCCTTCAAGGTTGCAGTCTTGCAGAGCTCATCGCGGTCATTTGGCACGTGCCTCGCAGCACAGCTTTGCCTACGAACGTCCAGTTCAGCATCACTTCCAAGCCGTAGTTGCGGCGCGTCCATCATCACGATCAAGACCTTGTCAATGCCTGACTGCGCCCACCGCCTCGGCCAGACCGCCCAATGCATGGACGCGTCACAAGGTTGACCTTGACACTGCGCGGAGCATTCGGCATGTCATGCATCCAAGTCCGCAACCGAAAACTTGCTATGCGCCTCATCATGTCCGAAGAGCCCTCCCATTTGGAGAACATCCTTCTTCCTTATCCTCCCGTCTCGTACGACTTGAGATTGTTTGTCTGAGCTGATTGCACCCTCTACGGGTCTGTGTGCAGTTTGCGACATCTCTACCTTCGTTTACATCAATAGTCACACGCCTGCGCCCATCCCCGGCCTTCCAGCCTCCCCAGCCACCAATCCAGCAACGATCGCAATGTCGCACCACAGCAGCGCTGTGCACTGGAGCTCAACGTTGAGCTTATACATTATCCTCGCATGGGCTCTCCTCGCATCATTGGCTGCAGCACAGGCGTACGACATTATAGAACGCGATGGAGATACAGTACTTGAAGAACGCCAGAACTACCAGTTCACCGGGGCGCTAGCGATCTATGGGGACGGAAGTAGCGTTTCGAATACGCAGAACAATGGCGGAAGTGGGACGGGCAGTACTGCCGTGCAGGCACAATGTCCATCGGACCATCCAGTCAGTTGTACAAACATACAGCAGCCGAACTAGTAAGTTGCATACTGTCAGACTCTATCATGTCGAAAATGCTAACGATCTTCCAGCTGCTGTCCTTCTGACAACATTTGCTCGTGGTCGAACTCTGTGGTCGCGTGCTGTCCAAACGGGAAGACATGCAACGGCATTGCAGGAGCTGGAGGAGGATACGTACAGACTACGACCCAATACTGGGCGCCAACGACAACATGGCAGCCTCCTGCAACGACTGTTTATGGAGGAGGTGGATATGTTGCACCTGCTGCGACGACCGTCGTCGGGTATGGTGGGTATTGCTCGACACTTGTCGCTGTAGGACCTGGGCTGCCGACCACGCAAGCTGGAGAATGTGGAACGATACTTATTGTGGAAGCCGATGCCATCCAAAAAGCAGTGCTGGGGTGGACAAAGCTGCTCGTATTGTTGGTGGGGTTGCAAGTGCTCGGTGGAGCGCTGTTCATGAAAAGATGATGTCGGTAGTCTATGATCGTATGATACCCAACGACAGCTGCGGCGGCACCCTACAACATACAGCCAGTAAACATAGCAGTAAATCAGGGTCGATAGCCTGACGTCTTCTCCGTCTATGAGTCTGTGCCGTGACAAGTCCAGCGATGCAGCCAGGTATGGTCAGAACTCAGAATGGTCATATATCACCTACACAGCATCGTTGGAAACAGAGCATGTGAATGGAATGAAGTGCATGCAAAGAAGAACCGTCTGATCTGATGAGCAAGGGACGGAAAGTGGGGCTGGTCACGTTGTTGCCTGAAATTGGCCTTAAGAATTTTAGTATGACGTTTCTCGAGAGCAAACCTCTTCATCACAATCACAAACGACACCCGAATCTGCACATCTCTTGCGCCTGTACACCTGTTTACTAGACCCCGAAAGTAATCTCACACCATTTGTGTCTCGAAGAAAGACGCAGAGAAGGCAACACCCGCGACTAAATGAGCACCACTGCTCCCGCTCAGCATGGCGGGAACCAATATCAGCAAGCCGTAAACGGTGGACACACGAGCACGACCGTGCCCGATGAGAAAGACCGCATAGACTCGGACGACGAAGACGACCAGGATCTCGTATTCGAAGATGAGAATGTCAAGGCGGAGGAATCAAAGATCCTCACCGCTTACCGCCACCTGTTGTCGAGGCGCGTAGACCTTGTGGGCGACTATGCTGGCGACGAACTCTTTCTCATCGAGGGAGACTCTATGCTCCTGAGATGCTTTGAGGATGACAAGCTCGACTTCGACTACGGCCTTCAGCTCCTTCACGCTGTCTACAATGTTGAGCATTTCCTCCACGATTTGGCACAACGCAAGTGCCATTTCAACATCATATTCTTTGACAGCAACAGGGAGCTGTGTCTCCCATCCAACGTTGACCAGAAGAACGCATCGAGGTACTTCTTCGCACGCTCGGTCATCGTTCGCCATTTGACGAATGTCAAGACTCATCCCTCCATTGAAGTCGCGGCCTTCAAGTCATGGGATGCGCCAGAATTTGGGGACTATCTGCAGCGGTCTGCACCATACTTCATCATGGCCCATGACGGCGCTCAATCTGCCGATCGCAAAGCCAAACACATTGGCGATGACAGCCGTAAGTCCACAGTACAGCGCGTGGCATTGCGACAGATGATCATCTCCTTCATTGTCCGAGGCTTCAACGTCGGCCTGGTGAACGGACTAGAATGGAGGGACACCAAGGTGATGACGATGGTGCTCGAGGCtcgccgtaggtc
It encodes:
- a CDS encoding Peroxygenase; the protein is MPLNKTISEVDRAISTAMEGLPDKIHGEHVSNGNTQAARFKTREVYSPDEQFAVMLETVPVTTERVPYLPSNDSQLRDAGTARANIAASQEAPHGTTEAHWAEKHQKQSVLQQHCAYFDQDGDGVIWPSDTYNACRKWGWHIFLAALATFIINFNLSYPTSLSWIPDPFFRIWITNIHKDKHGSDSMSYDNEGRFRSQNLEDMFAKYNRGNKGGLDVGDLLRMHKGQRMVLDFFGQTATILEWLAVYLLLWPEDGILRKEDVRRVFDGSIFQRKADEYAKKKRMGQLRKAHIDGPVRHFKRLLWEK